The following proteins are encoded in a genomic region of Mycobacterium kiyosense:
- the rpmC gene encoding 50S ribosomal protein L29 (frameshifted, insertion at around 1070118), with the protein MQERVRESKEELFNLRFQMATGQLSNNRRLRVVRQEIARVYTVLRERELGLASGPDGSDVADEKDA; encoded by the coding sequence TTGCAGGAGCGGGTTCGCGAGTCCAAGGAAGAGCTGTTCAACCTGCGCTTCCAGATGGCGACCGGCCAGCTGAGCAACAACCGCCGGCTGCGTGTCGTGCGCCAGGAGATCGCGCGCGTCTACACCGTGCTGCGCGAAAGAGAGCTGGGTTTGGCATCCGGGCCGGACGGTTCCGATGTTGCCGACGAGAAGGACGCGTGA
- a CDS encoding hypothetical protein (frameshifted, deletion at around 1070441), whose amino-acid sequence MVSDKMQKTIVVELEDRVRHPLYGKIIRTTTKVKAHDENGIAGIGDRVSLMETRPLSATKRWRLVEILEKAK is encoded by the coding sequence GTGGTGAGCGACAAGATGCAGAAGACGATCGTCGTCGAGCTCGAAGACCGCGTTCGGCACCCGTTGTACGGCAAGATCATTCGGACCACCACGAAGGTCAAGGCGCACGACGAGAACGGCATCGCCGGCATCGGCGACCGCGTCTCGCTGATGGAGACGCGTCCGCTGTCGGCGACCAAGCGCTGGCGGCTCGTCGAGATTCTCGAGAAGGCCAAGTAG
- the atsA gene encoding arylsulfatase AtsA — MTGSTEFQGKIALDIRDSEADWGPYAAPTAPENSPNVLYVVWDDTGIATWDCFGGLVEMPAMARIAERGVRLSQFHTTALCSPTRASLLTGRNATTVGMATIEEFTDGFPNCNGRIPLDTALLSEVLNERGYNTYCVGKWHLTPLEESSLAATKRHWPLARGFERFYGFLGGETDQWYPDLVYDNHPVNPPGTPEDGYHLSKDIADKAIEFIRDAKVIAPDKPWFSYVCPGAGHAPHHVFSEWADKYRGVFDMGYEKYREITLEKMKAMGVVPADTELSPMNPYLDIKGPNGEPWPLQDTVRPWDSLDDEEKKLFARMAEVFAGFLSYTDAQIGRILDYLEESGQLDNTIIVVISDNGASGEGGPNGSVNEGKFFNGYIDTVEESMKVFDHLGGPETYNHYPIGWAMAFNTPYKLFKRYASHEGGIADTAIISWPNGIAAHGEVRDNYINVCDITPTVYDLLGITPPDTVKGIPQKPLDGVSFKAALDDPAADTGKTTQFYAMLGTRGIWHEGWFANTLHAASPAGWSHFDRDRWELFHIEADRSQCHDVAAEHPDKLEELKALWFAEADKYNGLPLADLNLMETLSRYRPSLAGDRNSYVYYPDCADVGLGAAVELRGRSFAVLADVTVDSTGAEGVLFKHGGAHGGHVLFFQDGRLHYVYNFLGERQQLVSSNGPIPLGRHVFGVRYERSGTVENSHTPLGDLTLYFDDHPVGTLADVVSHPGTFGLAGAGITVGRNGGSSVSSRYKAPFKLTGASIAQVTVDLSGRPYQDVEKDIALAFSRD, encoded by the coding sequence ATGACAGGGTCGACCGAGTTTCAGGGCAAGATCGCGCTCGATATCCGCGATTCCGAGGCGGATTGGGGTCCCTACGCGGCGCCGACCGCGCCGGAGAACTCACCGAACGTCCTCTACGTGGTGTGGGACGACACCGGAATCGCGACCTGGGACTGCTTCGGGGGTCTGGTCGAGATGCCCGCGATGGCGCGCATCGCCGAACGCGGGGTGCGGTTGTCGCAGTTCCACACCACGGCGTTGTGCTCGCCCACCCGGGCGTCGCTGCTGACCGGACGCAACGCGACGACCGTCGGTATGGCCACCATCGAAGAATTCACCGACGGCTTCCCGAACTGCAACGGCCGCATCCCCCTCGACACCGCGCTGCTCTCCGAGGTGCTCAACGAGCGCGGATACAACACCTACTGCGTGGGGAAGTGGCATCTGACCCCGCTGGAAGAGTCCAGCTTGGCCGCGACCAAGCGGCACTGGCCGCTGGCGCGCGGTTTCGAACGCTTTTACGGCTTCCTGGGCGGCGAGACCGACCAGTGGTACCCGGACCTGGTGTACGACAACCACCCGGTGAACCCGCCCGGCACCCCCGAGGACGGTTACCACCTGTCAAAAGATATCGCGGACAAGGCAATTGAATTCATCCGCGACGCCAAGGTGATCGCCCCCGACAAGCCGTGGTTCAGTTATGTCTGCCCCGGCGCCGGGCACGCGCCGCACCACGTGTTCTCCGAGTGGGCCGACAAGTACCGCGGTGTCTTCGACATGGGTTATGAGAAGTACCGCGAGATCACGCTGGAGAAGATGAAGGCGATGGGGGTGGTGCCCGCCGATACCGAGTTGTCGCCGATGAACCCCTATCTCGACATCAAGGGCCCCAACGGGGAGCCCTGGCCACTGCAGGACACGGTGCGGCCGTGGGACTCCCTCGACGACGAAGAGAAGAAGCTGTTCGCTCGCATGGCCGAGGTGTTCGCCGGCTTCCTGAGCTATACCGACGCCCAGATCGGTCGCATCCTGGACTATTTGGAGGAGTCCGGTCAGCTGGACAACACCATCATCGTGGTGATCTCCGACAACGGCGCCAGCGGCGAGGGTGGGCCGAACGGTTCGGTCAACGAGGGCAAGTTCTTCAACGGTTATATCGACACCGTGGAGGAGAGCATGAAGGTCTTCGACCACCTCGGCGGACCCGAGACCTACAATCACTATCCGATCGGTTGGGCGATGGCCTTCAACACGCCCTACAAGCTTTTCAAGCGCTACGCGTCGCACGAGGGCGGGATCGCTGACACCGCAATCATCTCCTGGCCCAACGGTATTGCCGCCCACGGCGAGGTTCGTGACAACTACATCAACGTCTGCGACATCACCCCGACCGTCTATGACCTGCTGGGGATAACCCCGCCGGACACCGTCAAGGGCATTCCGCAGAAGCCGCTGGACGGCGTGAGTTTCAAAGCGGCCCTGGATGACCCGGCCGCCGACACCGGTAAGACGACCCAGTTCTACGCCATGCTGGGCACCCGCGGGATCTGGCATGAGGGCTGGTTCGCCAACACGTTGCACGCCGCCTCCCCGGCGGGCTGGTCGCATTTCGACCGGGACCGCTGGGAGCTGTTCCACATCGAGGCCGACCGCAGCCAGTGCCACGACGTGGCCGCCGAGCACCCGGACAAACTCGAGGAACTCAAGGCACTGTGGTTTGCTGAAGCCGACAAGTACAACGGGCTGCCGCTGGCCGATCTGAACCTGATGGAGACGCTGAGCAGGTACCGGCCCAGTCTGGCCGGCGACCGCAACAGCTACGTCTACTACCCGGACTGCGCCGACGTGGGCCTGGGCGCCGCCGTGGAGCTCCGCGGCCGTTCGTTCGCCGTGCTGGCCGACGTGACGGTGGACAGCACCGGCGCCGAAGGGGTCTTGTTCAAACACGGCGGCGCGCACGGCGGGCACGTGCTGTTTTTCCAGGACGGTCGCTTGCACTACGTGTACAACTTCCTCGGTGAACGCCAGCAACTGGTTTCCTCCAACGGCCCGATCCCGCTGGGCAGACACGTCTTCGGCGTCCGCTACGAACGCAGTGGCACGGTCGAGAACAGCCACACCCCCCTCGGCGACCTGACGTTGTACTTCGACGACCACCCGGTGGGAACACTGGCCGACGTGGTCAGCCACCCGGGTACGTTCGGGCTCGCCGGCGCAGGAATCACGGTGGGACGCAACGGCGGGTCCAGTGTGTCCAGCCGCTACAAGGCGCCGTTCAAGCTGACCGGGGCCTCCATCGCCCAGGTCACCGTGGATTTGTCCGGGCGCCCCTACCAGGACGTGGAAAAAGATATCGCGCTTGCCTTTTCGCGAGACTGA
- a CDS encoding DUF4436 domain-containing protein yields the protein MSHQAPPAPPPTQPSGPPPTPPSGPPAPKSPSRGRRIIIDLGVLLAVVVVYVLSLYGVHLLATSAEEMEQPNLDTSDNTVVQVKLEELDTVNNRLKVSVLVKPQKNLINPKYYVLAQDVTVRMFPENDLGDLVYPVGKAPAQQTTYIDAEGDPANWPFDTYRTPKISAEVFAGTADNRTVEDARVEITGSVGGWDVSLRRVQSPGDEDPRPDDVIITLQRSKSTLIFDIGIILVLVSLPALALWVSIPMVLGKKKFLPPFVSWFAAMLFAVVPLRNIFPGKPPEGSWVDQAITLWVLLALIVAMTLFIMAYRKQSD from the coding sequence ATGAGCCACCAGGCCCCGCCCGCACCGCCGCCTACACAACCGTCGGGCCCGCCGCCGACACCCCCGTCGGGGCCGCCGGCGCCGAAGTCCCCGTCGCGGGGGAGACGGATCATCATCGACCTCGGCGTGCTGTTGGCCGTCGTGGTGGTCTATGTGCTCTCGCTATACGGCGTCCACCTGCTGGCCACCTCGGCGGAGGAGATGGAGCAGCCGAACCTGGACACCAGCGACAACACCGTGGTGCAGGTGAAGCTGGAGGAGCTGGACACGGTCAACAACCGGCTGAAGGTCAGTGTGCTCGTCAAGCCGCAGAAAAACCTGATCAACCCGAAGTACTACGTGCTGGCCCAGGACGTCACGGTGCGAATGTTCCCCGAGAACGACCTCGGCGACCTGGTGTATCCGGTCGGCAAGGCGCCGGCGCAGCAGACCACCTATATCGACGCCGAGGGCGATCCCGCCAACTGGCCTTTCGACACCTACCGGACTCCGAAGATCTCCGCCGAGGTTTTCGCCGGGACGGCTGACAACCGCACCGTGGAAGATGCCCGTGTCGAAATCACGGGTTCGGTCGGCGGCTGGGACGTCAGCCTGCGCCGGGTTCAGTCCCCGGGTGACGAAGATCCCCGCCCGGACGATGTGATCATCACCCTGCAAAGGTCCAAGAGCACGCTGATCTTCGATATCGGCATCATCTTGGTCCTGGTCTCGCTACCGGCGCTGGCGCTGTGGGTGTCCATCCCGATGGTCCTGGGCAAGAAGAAGTTCCTGCCACCGTTCGTGTCCTGGTTTGCCGCGATGCTCTTCGCGGTGGTCCCGTTGCGAAATATCTTCCCCGGCAAGCCGCCGGAGGGTTCGTGGGTCGACCAGGCCATCACGTTGTGGGTGCTGCTGGCGCTGATCGTGGCGATGACGCTGTTCATCATGGCCTACCGAAAACAGTCGGACTGA
- the pstS3_1 gene encoding phosphate-binding protein PstS 3, with protein MPLLAAMALALSACDNAPATLPYVSGAKVDCGGKQTLAASGSTAQAHAMTRFVSAYHKACPDQTLNYNANGSGAGITEFLSGKTDFAGSDTPLSAEQYAAAKVRCGGADAWNLPVVFGPLAITYNLANVDTLVLDGPTLAKIFNGTITRWDDPALTALNASMPAEEIRVVYRNDASGTTENFQSYLQAASGGVWQQGTGKKFHGDVGVGATGNKGTSELVRSTEGSISYNELSFALEQGLYAAEIKTPASRRSLRPVRIGTDTVGKTITAAKIVGTGNDLVLDISSFYNPAHPDVYPIVLATYEIVCSRYPTAEVAQAVKAFLQAAIGPGQVDLNKSGYIPLSPAFQARVSEAVDAISAVGGSIPSD; from the coding sequence GTGCCGTTGCTCGCCGCAATGGCATTGGCACTGTCGGCGTGCGACAACGCCCCGGCCACCCTGCCTTACGTCAGTGGCGCGAAGGTGGACTGTGGCGGTAAGCAGACGCTGGCTGCGAGCGGCTCGACCGCGCAGGCCCACGCGATGACCCGCTTCGTCAGCGCGTACCACAAAGCCTGCCCCGATCAGACGCTGAACTACAACGCCAACGGGTCGGGTGCCGGAATCACCGAATTCCTCTCCGGGAAAACAGATTTCGCAGGTTCGGACACGCCGCTGTCGGCGGAGCAGTATGCCGCGGCCAAAGTGCGCTGCGGTGGCGCCGACGCGTGGAACCTGCCGGTGGTTTTCGGCCCGCTGGCCATCACCTACAACCTGGCCAACGTGGACACGCTGGTGCTCGACGGGCCCACCCTGGCCAAGATCTTCAACGGCACCATCACCCGCTGGGACGACCCGGCCCTCACCGCACTCAACGCGTCCATGCCCGCCGAGGAGATTCGCGTCGTCTACCGCAACGACGCATCCGGCACCACCGAGAACTTCCAGTCCTATCTGCAGGCCGCCTCCGGCGGGGTCTGGCAGCAAGGCACGGGTAAGAAGTTCCACGGCGACGTCGGCGTCGGCGCCACCGGCAACAAGGGCACTTCGGAGTTGGTCAGATCCACCGAAGGCTCGATCAGCTATAACGAACTGTCCTTCGCCCTCGAGCAAGGCCTGTACGCCGCCGAGATCAAGACGCCGGCCAGCCGCAGGTCGCTGCGGCCGGTACGGATCGGCACCGACACGGTGGGCAAGACCATCACCGCCGCCAAGATCGTCGGAACCGGCAACGACCTGGTGCTCGACATCTCGTCGTTCTACAACCCCGCCCACCCCGACGTGTACCCCATCGTCCTGGCCACCTACGAGATCGTGTGCTCCCGATACCCCACGGCCGAGGTCGCCCAAGCGGTAAAGGCCTTCTTACAGGCCGCAATTGGGCCGGGACAGGTCGACCTGAACAAGTCCGGTTACATCCCGCTGTCGCCCGCATTCCAGGCGAGGGTCTCCGAAGCGGTCGACGCGATCAGCGCGGTCGGTGGCTCGATCCCGTCGGATTGA
- a CDS encoding DUF4436 domain-containing protein, producing the protein MTTEAPPTESAETEQKPEKPAKPPEAARKSDKKIAKQRAAQKAHQRRVVIGVSVLAVMAIVYALSLVGVHYLQKSEGPLPPLDLSQGGSDATIVQLRLEELKPVANRLTVNVLVYPGISLYDNRYDVLATDVAVRLYPTSDLGDLHYPKGKAPAQLTTTVEAHGDPGNWPFDSYRTEPIAADAFVGSGDNVRKVPARVEVTGGLDGWDVSVNRRHAAMLPTSRGTDNGDVVITFKRAKGPLIFDLGICLVLIALPTLALLVAVPMAMGKRKFLPPFATWYAANLFAIVPLRNILPGAPPPGSWIDQAIVQWVLIGLVTAMSLYIFAWVRQGD; encoded by the coding sequence GTGACCACCGAGGCGCCCCCTACCGAGTCGGCGGAAACCGAGCAGAAACCCGAGAAACCGGCGAAACCTCCCGAGGCGGCGCGCAAGTCGGACAAGAAGATCGCCAAGCAGCGGGCGGCGCAGAAAGCGCACCAGCGCCGCGTCGTGATCGGTGTCAGCGTCTTGGCGGTCATGGCGATCGTCTATGCGCTGTCGCTGGTGGGCGTGCACTATCTGCAGAAATCGGAAGGTCCGCTGCCGCCGCTGGATCTGAGCCAGGGTGGCAGCGATGCCACGATCGTGCAGCTGCGGCTGGAGGAACTCAAGCCGGTCGCCAACCGCTTGACAGTGAATGTGCTTGTCTACCCGGGCATTTCGTTGTACGACAATCGCTACGACGTGCTGGCCACTGACGTCGCCGTGCGCCTTTATCCGACGAGCGACCTGGGCGACCTGCACTACCCGAAAGGTAAGGCGCCGGCACAGCTCACCACCACCGTCGAGGCGCACGGCGACCCCGGTAACTGGCCGTTCGATTCCTACCGCACCGAGCCGATCGCCGCCGACGCGTTCGTCGGCTCCGGCGACAACGTGCGCAAGGTGCCCGCCCGGGTCGAGGTGACCGGCGGGCTGGACGGCTGGGATGTCAGCGTCAACCGCAGGCACGCCGCCATGCTGCCGACTTCCCGCGGGACGGACAACGGGGACGTCGTGATCACGTTCAAGAGGGCGAAAGGGCCGCTGATTTTCGACCTGGGCATCTGCCTGGTGCTGATCGCCCTGCCGACCTTGGCGTTGTTGGTGGCCGTCCCGATGGCGATGGGTAAGAGAAAGTTCCTACCCCCGTTCGCGACGTGGTACGCCGCCAACCTGTTCGCGATCGTCCCGCTGCGCAACATCCTTCCGGGCGCCCCACCGCCGGGGTCCTGGATCGACCAGGCCATCGTGCAGTGGGTGCTGATCGGCCTGGTGACGGCGATGAGCCTGTACATCTTCGCCTGGGTGCGACAGGGCGACTGA
- a CDS encoding DUF4436 domain-containing protein: MTVQRDLALSAELSDTLALPARSPQQSPVEAPPRRSAAESKRRRRRRHLAFDICMVIGVALVYLLSLFGYHWLATTPGPLPDPDVSTADNSVVLVRIEQLHPAEHRLDVKVLVMPDDSMIDKRLNVLTTDTSVRFFPQNDLGDLQYPVGKSPAQVATTIPAHGDPGDWPFDGYKTDTIQADVLVGTGEGRQYKPARVEVTGVLEGWDVTATRVGRDSHDPNRPDNVIITIKRAKGPLVFDLGICLVLIALPTLALFVAIQMASGRRKFLPPFSTWYAAMLFAVVPLRNILPGSPPPGSWVDQAVVIWVLIGLATALVLYIVAWHRQGD, translated from the coding sequence GTGACAGTTCAGAGGGACCTGGCGTTGTCGGCCGAGCTGTCCGACACGCTCGCGCTGCCCGCGCGCAGCCCCCAGCAGTCCCCGGTCGAGGCCCCGCCGCGGCGATCGGCGGCCGAATCCAAGCGCCGGCGGCGCCGCCGCCATCTGGCGTTCGACATCTGCATGGTGATCGGGGTTGCCCTGGTCTATCTGCTGTCGTTGTTCGGTTACCACTGGCTGGCCACCACACCGGGACCGCTGCCGGACCCCGACGTGAGCACCGCGGACAACAGCGTGGTGCTGGTGCGGATCGAGCAACTGCACCCCGCCGAGCATCGCCTTGACGTCAAAGTGCTTGTGATGCCCGATGATTCGATGATCGACAAACGGCTCAACGTGCTCACCACGGACACCTCGGTGCGCTTCTTTCCGCAGAACGACCTCGGCGATCTGCAGTATCCGGTGGGCAAGTCGCCGGCACAGGTCGCGACCACCATCCCGGCCCACGGCGATCCCGGTGACTGGCCGTTCGACGGCTACAAGACCGACACCATCCAGGCTGACGTGCTGGTGGGGACGGGGGAGGGGCGGCAGTACAAGCCTGCCCGGGTAGAGGTGACCGGGGTGCTGGAAGGCTGGGACGTCACCGCGACCCGGGTCGGGCGGGACAGCCACGACCCCAACCGTCCCGACAACGTCATCATCACCATCAAGCGGGCCAAGGGGCCGTTGGTGTTCGACCTCGGCATCTGTCTGGTGCTGATCGCCCTGCCGACGCTGGCGCTGTTCGTGGCAATCCAGATGGCCAGTGGCCGGCGCAAGTTCCTGCCGCCGTTCTCCACCTGGTACGCGGCGATGCTCTTCGCCGTGGTGCCGCTGCGCAATATTCTTCCCGGTTCACCGCCGCCCGGCTCCTGGGTGGACCAGGCCGTGGTGATCTGGGTGCTGATCGGGTTGGCGACGGCGCTGGTCCTCTATATCGTCGCCTGGCACCGGCAGGGTGACTGA
- the rplN gene encoding 50S ribosomal protein L14, with product MIQQESRLKVADNTGAKEILCIRVLGGSSRRYAGIGDVIVATVKDAIPGGNVKRGDVVKAVVVRTVKERRRPDGSYIKFDENAAVIIKPDNDPRGTRIFGPVGRELREKRFMKIISLAPEVL from the coding sequence GTGATTCAGCAGGAATCGCGGCTCAAGGTCGCCGACAACACGGGCGCCAAGGAGATCTTGTGCATCCGGGTGCTCGGTGGCTCGTCGCGACGGTACGCCGGCATCGGTGACGTGATCGTCGCGACCGTCAAAGATGCCATCCCCGGTGGCAACGTCAAGCGCGGGGACGTCGTCAAGGCCGTCGTGGTCCGCACCGTCAAGGAGCGCCGCCGTCCGGACGGCAGCTACATCAAGTTCGACGAAAACGCCGCGGTGATCATCAAGCCCGACAACGACCCGCGCGGCACCCGCATCTTCGGGCCGGTCGGTCGCGAACTGCGCGAGAAGCGGTTCATGAAGATCATCTCGCTCGCCCCGGAGGTGTTGTAG
- the rplX gene encoding 50S ribosomal protein L24, translating into MKVHKGDTVLVIAGKDKGAKGKVIQAYPDRNRVLVEGVNRIKKHTAISTNQRGARSGGIVTQEAPIHVSNVMVVDSDGKPTRVGYRVDEETGKRVRISKRNGKDI; encoded by the coding sequence GTGAAGGTCCACAAAGGCGACACCGTGCTGGTGATCGCGGGCAAAGACAAGGGCGCCAAGGGCAAGGTCATCCAGGCCTACCCGGACCGCAACCGGGTGCTGGTCGAAGGTGTGAACCGGATCAAGAAGCACACGGCGATCTCGACCAACCAGCGCGGCGCGCGTTCGGGCGGCATCGTCACCCAGGAAGCGCCCATCCACGTCTCCAACGTGATGGTGGTCGACTCCGACGGCAAGCCCACCCGCGTCGGCTACCGGGTCGACGAGGAGACCGGCAAGCGCGTCCGCATCTCCAAGCGCAACGGCAAGGACATCTGA
- the rplE gene encoding 50S ribosomal protein L5 — protein MTTAEKTQPRLKERYRNEIRDALHKQFGYRNVMQIPTVTKVVVNMGVGDAARDAKLINGAVNDLGLITGQRPEIRKARKSIAQFKLREGMPIGARVTLRGDRMWEFLDRLTSIALPRIRDFRGLSPKQFDGVGNYTFGLAEQSVFHEIDVDKIDRVRGMDISVVTSATNDDEGRALLRALGFPFKEN, from the coding sequence ATGACCACTGCAGAGAAAACTCAGCCGCGCCTGAAAGAGCGCTACCGCAACGAGATTCGCGATGCGCTGCACAAGCAGTTCGGTTACCGCAACGTCATGCAGATCCCGACCGTCACCAAGGTCGTGGTCAACATGGGCGTGGGCGACGCCGCCCGCGACGCGAAGCTGATCAACGGCGCGGTCAACGACCTCGGCCTGATCACCGGGCAGCGGCCCGAGATCCGCAAGGCGCGCAAGTCCATTGCACAGTTCAAATTGCGCGAGGGCATGCCGATCGGTGCCCGGGTGACACTGCGCGGCGACCGGATGTGGGAGTTCCTCGACCGGCTCACCTCGATCGCGCTGCCCCGTATTCGTGACTTCCGCGGCTTGTCGCCCAAGCAATTCGACGGTGTCGGCAACTACACCTTCGGCCTGGCCGAGCAGTCGGTGTTCCACGAGATCGACGTGGACAAAATCGACCGGGTCCGCGGCATGGACATCAGCGTCGTCACCTCGGCGACGAACGACGACGAAGGACGAGCGCTGTTGCGGGCCCTCGGCTTTCCCTTCAAGGAGAACTGA
- the rpsZ gene encoding 30S ribosomal protein S14 type Z, which produces MAKKALVNKAARKPKFAVRGYTRCSKCGRPRAVFRKFGLCRICLREMAHAGELPGVQKSSW; this is translated from the coding sequence ATGGCGAAGAAGGCACTGGTCAACAAGGCCGCGCGCAAGCCGAAGTTCGCGGTGCGCGGCTACACACGCTGCAGCAAGTGTGGTCGCCCGCGCGCGGTGTTCCGCAAGTTCGGGTTGTGCCGGATCTGCTTGCGCGAGATGGCGCACGCGGGTGAGCTGCCCGGCGTGCAGAAGAGCAGCTGGTGA
- the rpsH gene encoding 30S ribosomal protein S8, translating to MTDPIADFLTRLRNANSAYHDEVSLPHSKIKANIAEILKNEGYITDFRTEDARVGKSLVVQLKYGPSRERSIAGLKRVSKPGLRVYAKSTNLPRVLGGLGVAIISTSSGLLTDRQAARQGVGGEVLAYVW from the coding sequence ATGACGGATCCGATCGCAGACTTCTTGACCCGCCTGCGCAACGCCAACTCGGCGTACCACGACGAAGTGAGCCTGCCGCACTCGAAGATCAAGGCCAACATCGCCGAGATCCTCAAGAACGAGGGCTACATCACCGACTTCCGGACCGAGGACGCCCGGGTGGGCAAGTCCCTGGTGGTGCAGCTGAAGTACGGGCCGAGCCGGGAACGCAGCATCGCGGGCCTCAAGCGCGTCTCCAAGCCCGGTCTGCGGGTCTACGCGAAGTCCACTAACCTGCCGCGGGTCCTCGGTGGCCTCGGTGTGGCGATCATCTCGACGTCGTCGGGTCTGCTGACCGACCGTCAGGCGGCCAGGCAGGGCGTGGGCGGCGAAGTCCTCGCGTACGTCTGGTAA
- the rplF gene encoding 50S ribosomal protein L6 — protein MSRIGKQPVPVPAGVDVTIEGQNVSVKGPKGTLALTVADPITVSRNDAGSIVVSRPDDERRNRSLHGLSRTLVANLVTGVTEGYTTKMEIHGVGYRVQLKGSNLEFALGYSHPVVIEAPEGITFAVQAPTKFTISGIDKQKVGQISANIRRLRRPDPYKGKGVRYEGEQIRRKVGKTGK, from the coding sequence ATGTCGCGTATTGGAAAGCAGCCGGTTCCGGTCCCCGCCGGAGTCGACGTAACCATCGAGGGCCAGAACGTCTCGGTCAAGGGGCCCAAGGGCACCCTGGCGCTGACGGTGGCCGACCCGATCACGGTGTCGCGCAACGACGCCGGCTCGATCGTGGTCTCCCGTCCGGACGACGAGCGGCGCAACCGCTCGCTGCACGGGCTGTCCCGCACCCTGGTGGCCAACCTGGTCACCGGCGTGACCGAGGGTTACACGACCAAGATGGAGATCCACGGCGTCGGCTACCGCGTGCAACTCAAGGGTTCCAACTTGGAGTTCGCGCTGGGATACAGCCACCCGGTGGTGATCGAGGCGCCGGAAGGCATCACTTTCGCGGTGCAGGCTCCCACCAAGTTCACGATCTCTGGCATCGACAAGCAGAAGGTCGGCCAAATCTCGGCGAACATCCGTCGTCTGCGCCGTCCCGACCCGTACAAGGGCAAGGGCGTGCGCTACGAGGGCGAGCAGATCCGCCGCAAGGTCGGAAAGACAGGTAAGTAG
- the rplR gene encoding 50S ribosomal protein L18 encodes MAQSQAASDARKPVGQNVSATRRVSRLRRHARLRKKVSGTAERPRLVVNRSSRHIHVQLVNDLDGTTVAAASSIEADVRGVDGDKKARSVRVGQLIAERAKAAGVDSVVFDRGGYTYGGRIAALADAARENGLRF; translated from the coding sequence ATGGCGCAATCACAGGCTGCATCCGATGCGCGTAAGCCGGTGGGGCAGAACGTATCCGCGACTCGGCGGGTGTCCCGGCTGCGCAGGCACGCACGGCTGCGCAAGAAGGTCTCCGGTACCGCCGAGCGTCCCCGCTTGGTGGTGAACCGCTCGTCGCGGCACATTCACGTGCAGCTGGTCAACGACCTCGACGGCACCACGGTGGCCGCTGCTTCGTCGATCGAAGCAGACGTCCGCGGCGTGGATGGAGACAAGAAAGCCCGTAGCGTGCGGGTGGGCCAGTTGATCGCGGAGCGGGCCAAGGCCGCCGGCGTCGACTCCGTGGTCTTCGACCGCGGCGGCTACACCTACGGTGGACGAATCGCGGCTCTGGCCGATGCCGCGCGCGAGAACGGATTGCGATTCTGA
- a CDS encoding hypothetical protein (frameshifted, insertion at around 1084121): MVKGGRRFSFTALVIVGDGNGMVGVGYGKAKEVPAAIAKGVEEARKGFFRVPLIRGTITHPVQGEAAAGVVLLRPASPGTGVIAGGAARAVLECAGVHDILAKSLGSDNAINVVHATVAALKMLQRPEEVAARRGLPIEDVAPAGMLKARRESDAMAAAAAREATQP; the protein is encoded by the coding sequence GTGGTCAAGGGTGGTCGGCGATTCAGCTTCACCGCCCTGGTCATCGTGGGTGACGGCAACGGCATGGTCGGCGTCGGCTACGGCAAGGCCAAGGAAGTTCCGGCCGCCATCGCCAAGGGTGTCGAGGAGGCCCGCAAGGGCTTCTTCCGGGTTCCGCTGATCCGCGGCACCATCACTCACCCGGTGCAGGGCGAAGCCGCCGCCGGTGTGGTGCTGCTGCGCCCGGCCAGCCCCGGTACCGGGGTGATCGCCGGCGGTGCCGCGCGTGCGGTGCTGGAATGCGCCGGCGTGCACGACATCCTGGCCAAGTCGCTGGGCAGTGACAACGCGATCAACGTGGTGCACGCCACCGTCGCGGCACTGAAGATGTTGCAGCGTCCCGAGGAGGTGGCCGCCCGGCGCGGTCTGCCCATCGAGGACGTCGCCCCGGCCGGCATGCTCAAGGCGCGCCGGGAAAGCGATGCGATGGCCGCGGCTGCGGCCCGGGAGGCTACCCAGCCATGA